The Atribacterota bacterium region GGATAGAGAATGGTTAAGGAGAAAACTGAAACGGAGGCTGTAACTGATTAACAGACAGAATAGTTTACCCGGAATATTCATAAAAGGCTTGACAACCGGATTGATTTTACAAATTGCTGTAGGACCAATTACTTTCTTTATAATTAATATAGTCATTCAAAGAACATTATTAGATGGATTTTTTGCTATTTTAGGGGCTGCCTTGGCTGATTATTGTTATATTACATTATCAATAATTGGAATTGCAAAATTATTAGAAAATGTGCGTATTAAAAAAACATTAGGTTTTATAAGTTCTCTTGTTCTTATTTTGTTTGGGTTTTATATTATAATAGGTGCATTAAAAACTATTCAGGTTAATGTTGGCATTACTAATAATTTACAAGATTTAACCCAGAGTTTTATCTGTACTTTTATGTTAACCCTCTCTAATCCCCTAACAATTATTTTTTGGACCAGTATTTTTACTGCACGTTCAATTGAATATTCTTTAAACAGAAAAGAGTTGATTGTTTTTGGTTTCGCGGCTGGTCTGGCAGTTTTTCTTTTTCTCGGGACAATTGTATTGATAATCTCCATTTTTAAATATTCTATACCTGTGGCAGCTGTTCGATTGGCAAATATTCTGGTAGGATTGATTTTAATTACTTATGGGTTATTTAGAAGTATAAAAAATATTTAAAAATTTGCTATTTCTACCTTCATTGATATCCCCATAAACATAAATCCTGAAAAGACAGCCTATGCAAGTCTATGTAAGACTGCCTTTATAGAACTTTTTTTAAACAAGTTATAAAAGGGAAATAAATTTATGTTAGACAATTCAAACTTGTGATTATAGCTTAAAAGAAGTTGCCGAATATCCGGGATTACATTATACTACAATCAGTAATCTCATAAAAAGATATTAAAATAAAACTGATAATTAAAAAACCAATTTTGGTTTGTATTTAACACCTATCCCATTTTATAATGATGAAAAATAATATGTCTGATATTAATAACAATAAAAAAGAAACAAACAATAAGTTTAATTGGAATAAATTAATCATCCTGTCTCTATCCTCAATAATCCTGGGATTATACAGGGATGGATTTTCTGCTCTCTTCCCTTTTATTCAAAGAGATTTTAGTCTCTCAAGAGCAGAATTAGGCTTCTATATATCTTCTCTTTATTTGGTTGCTTCAATTGCTGGAATATTCAGCGGCAGATTAGTTGATATCAAGGGAGCTAAATGGGGAATGAGTACCGGGATTTTTTTTATAGGTATTCTTCTTCTAATCCATGCTATAACTCCGAATTATACAATATTTCTTATTCTTGCAGGATTTGCAGGCTTTGCTTTAAGTTTGAACGCACCGGCTGCCAATAAAGGTATTGCAGAATGGTTTCCTATTAAATGGCGTGGCACTGCTACTGGTATATGGAGCACATCATTGCCAATAGGTGGACTAATTGCAGCAGTTTTATTGCCCAATTTAGGTACTGCTATTGGATGGCGTAATACAATTCTTGTTCCGGCTCTATTATCAATTATTTGTACGGTTATAATTTTAAAATACTACCAGGATAACAATATATATGATTTTTCAGAGAAGAATCAATCTAAGAAAGAAGTGTCTTTCTGGAAAGGGATTGGCAATTTATTAAATAACCTTGATTTTATTGCCATATCTATATATGGATTTTTTTTGGGAGCTCTTACCGGTGCCATTTCCAGCCATTTTGCCTTATTTTTATTTCTCGATTATGGCTTAAGTGAAGGTATGGCAGGTTTTGCATTTGCTGCTGTTCAACTTGGGAGTATTTTATCAAGGCCCGGCTGGGGAATAATGTGTGACAGGCTTTTGAAGGCAAATAAGAGAAAGGCATTTTTATATATTGGAATATCTTTTGTATTTATGTCTCTGATTTTAGGCATTTTTCTAAAAAATATTAACCCGTCTCTATTAGTAATATTTATTTTGTCTTTTTTAACAGGCTGGACAGGAAGAGGGTGGCAGGGAATATACTTTGCTTCTATCCCGGAACTGGTAAAAGAGAAACAGATTGGTGTTGCCATAGGCCTTTCATTGCTCTTTTTAAGAGTTGGCATGTTGTTATCCCCACCTGTATTTGGTTATATTGCAGATATCAGAGGAGCTTACGACCTCAGTTGGTTAATTTTAGGATTCATAATATTCATTACTTCAATCGGACAGTATCTATTTTATCTTAAATATAAAAAACCAAAGATAAAAAAAAGTAAAAAGAAGATTCAACCTGTTGATATTTAATATATATTTATCAAAGTAAAACCAAACAAACTTTTACCTGATTTTTCAACCTAATTTTTTTAGTTTTCTCAGAAAAACTTCTCTTTTTATTAAGGCCATTGATAAGCCTACCATTGTTCTATCTATAGATTAATTGTTATACGGATAATTTATAAGACATACTAAAATTAGAATTGCAAAGAATAATAGCATTTAAGTAACAGTATGTGAATACAGATGATATAATAATAAAAACAAGAGGAAATAAAAATAATTATAATTATGGAAATTCAAAAAGGTAGGAAAAAAAGAATGAATAAAAATAAAAAGAGAAGAATTGCCATTCTTACCGGAGGTGGTGATTGTCCGGGCATCAATGCAGTAATCCGAGCTATTACCAAAAAGGCAATTCTTGAGCATGATATGGAAGTTATTGGTATTAAAGATGGATATGAAGGATTGATACATAATCAATATCGCCACCTGAGCTATGATGATGTATCCGGTATCCTTACCCTGGGAGGAACTATCCTGGGAACAACCAATAAGGCTAATCCTTTTCAATATGTAGTTAAAGAAGGAAAGGAATTAAAATATAAAGACTTTTCCAGTAAAGTTTTAAAGAATATAGAAGAACTGGAAATTGAATGCCTTGTCTGTATTGGTGGTGATGGTACCCTGTGGATTTCACATCGTTTTTACCAGGAAGGAGTACCGGTCATCGGAGTACCAAAGACTATTGATAATGATATAAGGGGAACAGATATCACATTTGGATTTAATACTGCAGTTTCAATTGCCACAGAGGGAATAGATCGCATCCACACTACTGCCCAGTCACATCACCGGGTTATGATAATAGAACTAATGGGTCGCAAAGCCGGATGGATTGCTCTTCATTCCGGAATAGGCGGAGGAGGGGATGTGATTTTAATTCCTGAGATTCCTTATCAGATAGAAAAAATTGTGAATTTCATTAATAAGAGAAGAGCAACAGGACGTCACTTCAGTATCATTGTGGTTGCAGAAGGTGCCAAGCCGGAAGGAGGAGAAGAAGTAATTAAGAGGGTTGTAAAGGAAAGTGCTGAGCAGGTTCGTTTAGGCGGAATCAGCTTCATTTTAGGTAACCAGCTGGAAAAAATGATTGAATCAGAATCTCGATCTGTCATAATGGGACATTTACAGCGTGGTGGAACACCGACTCCCTTTGACCGGGTATTGGCAACCCGTTTAGGTTCCAGGGCAGTTGATTTAATTATAGAAAAATGTTATGGACAAATGGTGAGCGTTCAAGGTAATCATCTGGAAGATTATCCATTAGATGAGGTTGCTGTGGGACCTCGCCTTGTACCTGCTGATAATGAGTTGATTAAGGCAGGTAGGGAAATAGGAGTGTGTTTTGGAAATTAGAATTGCTTTTTCCT contains the following coding sequences:
- a CDS encoding LysE family transporter, with amino-acid sequence MILQIAVGPITFFIINIVIQRTLLDGFFAILGAALADYCYITLSIIGIAKLLENVRIKKTLGFISSLVLILFGFYIIIGALKTIQVNVGITNNLQDLTQSFICTFMLTLSNPLTIIFWTSIFTARSIEYSLNRKELIVFGFAAGLAVFLFLGTIVLIISIFKYSIPVAAVRLANILVGLILITYGLFRSIKNI
- a CDS encoding MFS transporter, whose product is MSDINNNKKETNNKFNWNKLIILSLSSIILGLYRDGFSALFPFIQRDFSLSRAELGFYISSLYLVASIAGIFSGRLVDIKGAKWGMSTGIFFIGILLLIHAITPNYTIFLILAGFAGFALSLNAPAANKGIAEWFPIKWRGTATGIWSTSLPIGGLIAAVLLPNLGTAIGWRNTILVPALLSIICTVIILKYYQDNNIYDFSEKNQSKKEVSFWKGIGNLLNNLDFIAISIYGFFLGALTGAISSHFALFLFLDYGLSEGMAGFAFAAVQLGSILSRPGWGIMCDRLLKANKRKAFLYIGISFVFMSLILGIFLKNINPSLLVIFILSFLTGWTGRGWQGIYFASIPELVKEKQIGVAIGLSLLFLRVGMLLSPPVFGYIADIRGAYDLSWLILGFIIFITSIGQYLFYLKYKKPKIKKSKKKIQPVDI
- a CDS encoding ATP-dependent 6-phosphofructokinase — encoded protein: MNKNKKRRIAILTGGGDCPGINAVIRAITKKAILEHDMEVIGIKDGYEGLIHNQYRHLSYDDVSGILTLGGTILGTTNKANPFQYVVKEGKELKYKDFSSKVLKNIEELEIECLVCIGGDGTLWISHRFYQEGVPVIGVPKTIDNDIRGTDITFGFNTAVSIATEGIDRIHTTAQSHHRVMIIELMGRKAGWIALHSGIGGGGDVILIPEIPYQIEKIVNFINKRRATGRHFSIIVVAEGAKPEGGEEVIKRVVKESAEQVRLGGISFILGNQLEKMIESESRSVIMGHLQRGGTPTPFDRVLATRLGSRAVDLIIEKCYGQMVSVQGNHLEDYPLDEVAVGPRLVPADNELIKAGREIGVCFGN